TGAATGATTTTAAACAAATGACTCATCCTACCGGAAAGGAGATGAGTCGAATGATGCGAAAAACTTTTATTGCGCTCGGAATTTTTACGATTGTTAATGCTGCACCTGCCCATATCCAAACACTTGCCAATGCACAACAGGAAGTTCCAGCCTACGCCAAATGGGGGAAACTTGCTGTACAAGAGACCCAAGCAAAATATCCTACCGCCAATATTATTGACTATCTGCATGAAGGCAGTGAATCAAATGGCGATTCAACAATCGAAAAGTTTAAGCTATGGTTAAAAGATGACGACCATGAATTCGGTGTTTTTGTACGAATTGAGTTTAACACCGAGACTGAAAAAGTTGTTGCGATTAATTTCCAAGAAACTTCGAGATGAGCAGTTATACAATGTTATTTATATCTCTTTCAAGATTCCTTTAATCAAATCTACAAACGTATTACGGGATTTAGCGGCAACTTCAAGTACTTCTTCATGGCTTAAAGGCTCATCTAAAATTCCGCAAGCCATATTGGTTAAGCAAGATATACCCAATACTTCCAATCCGGCATGAATAGCTACTGTTGCCTCAGGTACTGTTGACATTCCAGCTGCATCTCCACCGAGTATACGGATCATCCGAACTTCAGCCGGCGTTTCATAAACGGGGCCGCTCAACCATGCATATACGCCTTCACGTAATGTTATGCCCTTCTCTTCAGCCACTTTCGAAGCCATAGTACGCAATTTATGACTATAAACTTCAGATACATCCGTAAAACGCGGTCCCAACTCGTCGTTATTTTTACCGATGAGCGGATTTGATCCGACCAAGTTAATATGATCAGTAATGAGCATCAACTCACCCGCGTTGAATTCTGTATTAACTGCCCCGCAAGCATTCGTGATGACAAGTTTTTCGATCCCAAGCGCTTTTAGTACTCGAACCGGAAAGGTTACTTCACTTAAGGAATACCCTTCATAATAGTGATAACGCCCCTTCATAGCTGCGACGATTTGACCTTGCAATTCACCTATAACAAGTTCATTGGCATGACCTATCGCATCGGATTTGGAAAAGTGAGGAATATCCTCGTACGGAATGCTAACCGCATTTTTGATTTCATCCGCAAGACTCCCCAATCCCGATCCCAGAATGATTCCAACCTTTGGAAATACATTTATTTTACCGAGGACAAAATCTCTAGCTTCCGCTATTTCATTCATATTAATCATGTTAATTTCTCCTTTATTGTTTTTATTTGGCTATTTACTTGGATCATAGTAGCTACTAGCCTAGCATATAATCAAATAACATTATTTCAACATCTCTTTTGCAATTAATTCATAAGACTTGAGTTTGTCCTGAAAATCATAAGCGATCATGACTAGCATAACCTCATCAGCGCCAAATTCTTCAGCAAGTTTTTCAATTTGTAACCGCGCCGTTTTAGGTGTACCGATGATCATCCGCTTTCGATTTTCAAGAACATGCGGTTTTTCAAAATTCGTGTATGTGTACGACATCGCTTTTTCCGGTGAAGGCGTTCCTTTTGAAGGAATCCCTTGTGCGGAAAGAATGAGCGATAGGTCGAGTGAAGAAACAATTCGCTCGGCTTCTTCTTCCGTTTCAGCACATGCGAAGAAAACTGCGACTGCTTGTTTAGGTTTCTGCAACGCCTTCGAGGCCTGAAAAGTTTCACGATAAAGTTTAGCTGAGATTATCCCGCCTTCACCGTTAATAAATTGCGCAAACATATACGGCAACCCTTTCTCAGCAGCTAATGCAGCAGAACTCGGACTCGAACCCAACATCCAAACTGGCGGCGTGGACTCTGTAATCGGTGTTGCTTTCAACCCGAAATAAGGATGGTCTTCGGGCATTGTATCATGCAAGTACATGAGTAAATCATCTACTTGCTGGGGAAATTTATGGATATCTCGGTATTCCCCGTCATTCAGCGCATAAGTAGCCCGCGGCATTCCACCGGGGGCACGACCGATGCCCGCATCGATTCTTCCCGGAAATAATGCTTCTAACAACTTGAAGTTTTCAGCAACTTTGTAAGCCGAATAATGCGGAAGCATAACGCCGCCTGAACCGATTCGTATTGTAGAAGTGACTGTCGCTAAATGTGCCATCAATATTTCCGGTGAAGAACCTGCGAGTGTCGTCGCATCATGATGTTCAGAAACCCAGAAACGAGTGTAGCCCCACTCTTCAGCTTTTTTGGCAAGCTCAGCGGTATATATTAATGACTCCATTGCCGTACTTCCTTCAGCAATTGGCGATTGATCTAAGATGCTTAATTTTATAGTCATTTAAATCTCTCCTAACCTAATGACCTCATTTTACATGAAGGAAATCTTTTCATCATTGGACATGCCTATGCTTCTAAGTTTAGAATAGTTAAACAACAAATAATTTTCTACGGAGGGACCTATGCCTAAAATTCTTTCTGTTAGCACCTTTAAACCGCCTCATGAAGTGCAGCAACATCAGGCGGCTGAATTAACCCGTGCATTATTCAGCGAGAGGTTTTCCAATATTGAAAGATTGTTAAGGGTTTTTGATAATGGCGATATTGAGACACGAAATATATGCATGCCGTTAGACTGGTTTGAGAGAGAGCATGATTTTGAAGAACGCAATGCGCTTTATATCAAACATGCCGTCGATTATGGCGTCCAAGCGGTTGAATCCTGTCTACAAGGAGATATGTTAAAGCGTCCCATTGATGCATCGGAAATAGACGCTATTTTCTTTATTTCTAGCAGCGGAATTTCAACGCCGAGCATTGAAGCTCGTATTATGAATCTACTTCCCTTTCGCGACGATACGAAGCGCGTTCCAATCTGGGGACTTGGTTGTGCAGGTGGCGCTTCCGGAATCAGTAGAGCCTATGAATATTGTTTAGCCTATCCTACTGCCAACGTACTCGTTTTATCCGTAGAATTGTGTAGCTTGACGTTTCAAAAAGATGACTATTCGAAGAGCAATCTTGTCGGGGCTTCCTTATTTTCCGATGGCGTAGCCTGTGCATTGATCGCAGGGGATTATTCAAATCTCAAGGCGAATGCGAATCAACCGACGCCAAGGGTAATCGCAACTTCTTCAAAGTTCATGCCAGATTCAGAAGATGTCATGGGCTGGGATGTGAAAAACAGCGGCCTTCACGTTATATTTTCAAAAAGTATACCAAGCATTATTACGAAATGGTTGGGCCCGTTTGTGCATGAATTTCTTGATGTTAATGAATTGACGAAAAATGATATTACCCATTTTGTCGCGCATCCTGGCGGCAAAAAAGTTTTGGAATCTTATGAAGCTGCACTTGGGTTTGATTCGACTAAGACGGATGTTTCCAGGGATATTTTACGGGAGAATGGAAACATGTCATCGCCGACGATTCTGTATGTACTTGAACGATTCATGGAGAACAAACCGGATGCTGGCGACTATGGGTTGATGGCCGCCCTTGGACCAGGTTTTTGCGGGGAACTTCTTTTATTGAAGTGGGAGTGAGGTGGATTCGGGATGCTATTTTACATCATCATTGCCATTGTCATTATCCAACGAATTGTTGAACTGGTCATTGCGAAAAGAAATGAAAAATGGATGCGGAGTCAAGGTGCATTTGAAGCGGGTGCCGAGCACTATCCGATCATGGTCGCGATGCATATCGCATTTTTCATTTCACTGCTTATAGAGGTATTAGTACTAGATAGACCACTATCGCCACTTTGGATCCCGCTTCTTTCTATATTCTTGATTGCGCAAGTCGCCAGGGTCTGGTGCCTTGCTTCACTGGGCAAGTTTTGGAACACGAAAATTATTATTTTACCCGGCGCGGATGTCGTGAAAAAAGGGCCTTATCAATTTATTCGCCATCCGAATTATGTGATTGTAGCGACAGAATTACTAGTTTTACCGTTAATTTTCAATGCGTACTTTACGGCCATTGTGTTTTCCATCCTTAATATATGGATGCTTTCGGTCCGGATTCCCACGGAAGAAAAAGCTTTGAAAGAGGTAACCAATTACAAAGAGAAATTTGGGTTAAAATCTGGTAGGAGTGATGTTTAATTGGAAATAGTTCTAGGTTTTACTCCATTCTTGATTATAGCGCTAATTTTCACAGGAATATGTTTCATTTTATATTACATTTTGAAAAAACTTTTATTGAGAGATTAGAATAACCTCCTCCCTGTAATTAATAGTATGGTACTTAGAATACAAAGGGGATATGTTTATGAATAAATCCATAGCGGGAGCCGTTCTTTCAACATGCGGGACAATATTATTTTCTTCCATATTAATTTCTGGTGCTATTTTTAGTTCTACTATGAATGGTTGGTCAGGGTCTTCTAAGTTTTGGTATGCCATACTAGGGAAATCAGTTCCTGACGAAGGCATGACAAGTATGGAGTTATCTTTTCTATTTTATTTTTCAATCGCACTTTTCCTGGCTGGTATTGTCTGCTTATTTTGGGAACAGCTTAAAAAAATGAAATGAAAAACTAAAAAGATCCCTGCCAATTGGTTTAATCCAGTTGACAGGGATCTTTTCTTTAAAACAATTCACGTGCCAACAAACGATAAACTTCTAATCGCTTCTCTTGTGAATGCGGAATGCTGCAAATCATCGCTTCATCAAAGCCGTAATGTGCCTGCTCTTCTCGAAGTTTAGTTGCCACTTCTTTTGCTGATCCTACAATGTGAATGCTACGATTTTGTTGAATCGTCATGCGATCCATTTCAGTTAATTGAAAGTTTGCGGCCTCTTCAGGCGACAATACTTGACCGATACGCCCTTTTGTAAACAATAGACGCCAAATATCTTGCGGCAATGCCTCATACTCAGCCTCTTCAGAAGTTTCAGCAGTTGTTACCATATAAGTCACTTTAATCTCCGGTTTTTCCATAAACACGGTCGGTTCAAAGTTCTTTCTATAAGCTTCCAATATTTCTGTCGTCATGCCACCCATGAAAAACTCCGCAAATGAATAGCCGACACCCATGCGTCCTGCTTGAATGGCGCTATTCCCAGTCGACCCTAACAACCATGCTTCAGGCAACACCACTTGTGCCGGCGTCGCGATGGTTTTATTGTACAAATTATCTTCTGGCACTTCGTCATTAATTAGTTGCATAGCGAGTTCAAATTTATCATACATATTATGGGTCATCGGTTGGCGTCCTTCAGATAAAGCGTAAATGGAATGATTGTCGCCGCCCGGTGCCCGCCCTACGCCAAAGTCAATTCGACCTGGTGAAAATGCGCTCAACGTTTTAAATACTTCCGCTAATTTCAACGGCGAGTAGTGCATCATCATGACGCCGCCCGTTCCAATTCGCAGGTTCTTCGTTTTCGCCGCTAAATGGGCAGCCGTCACTTCGGGTGCTGAACTGGCGAAAGTATTTGTTCCGTGATGCTCCGCCATCCACATTCTTGTATAACCTAATTCATCCGCTAAAATGGCCAATTCCTCCGCTTTTTTCAAAGCATCTGGCGCTGTATTACCTTTTGTAATCGGTGCTTGGTCTAATACACTTAGTTTCATATACTTAACTTCCTTCCTTTTTGAAATCGCGCACTTTATCTGGTGTAACATCATTTCCTAATGGATCGATTACTGTTAAACCAGAAAATGTATCAAGCACTTGCCCGCGAATTTGACGTAAGTAATCTTCGCGCAATACCGTCTGCTCTACTATTTCAGCGTTGGTCAAACCTTCTTCACGCTGTTTTTTTGCCAATTCATTGATTCGACCTAACTCTTTTATCATTTAAAACACTTCTTTCTTCATAATTGATGGGAAATGCGGAACCACATATTCCCCTAGTTCTTGAATGACTTCATTCGCAGGGCGACTTCCAGATTTCAGCCCAAACAACACATGATTGACCCCTGCATCTTGATACGCATACAAATAATCGATGATAAATTTATAACCCGCTCTAAATCCGCCGGTTATCGGCTTTGGTGCTTCATTTGGATTTGCGGATAAATCGATTGCAACGGGTTGCGTAAACGGTTTGAATCCGCCTGCTGCTTCATGCCAATTTTTAATAAGTTCGCGTTGCTCATTGACACCTTGCGCATAAAATAACCAACCATCCGTGTGTTGTGCCAACCAATCAATCGTCTGCCCCGAATAACCTGTACCGAAAACCGGAATATCACCAAGTTCCGGCTTTGGCACAACGTCTCCTGCCGTCAGTTCAACATGTTCTGTTCGAATTTCTGGGAATGATTCCCGCCAGACTTGTCTCATCACTTCTATCGATTCTTTAAACAATGCTTCTTTCTCATTCGGATTTACTTTGAATGCAGGGAACTCAATGGGTCTGTCCCCTGTCGCTGCACCAAATAAGAAGCGTTGCCCTGATAAACTCTCCAATGTCGCGGCTGCTTTCGCCAAATGGAGTGGGTTTCGCAGTGGTGTCACAACACTAGCAGTGCCAAGCGCGATTTTTTTAGTATGTGCCGCCACGTACGTTAAAAACATGAATGAATCATAAAGAAATCCCACATCTCCAAAGTTCGGTTCATAAAGCGGCGCATCTCTCACAAACAAAGAAGCAAATCCTAAACTCTCAGCCTTCTTGGCAAGTGCCATTTGTTCTTGTAATTCCATTTTGGGGAAACTTCCCGAATACGCCTCTAGTGGAAAGAATAATCCAAGCGTTAATTTGTTTTCCTTAAAAGTACGCGCAAAACCTTTATGCGTTTGAAACTTCTTCATATCGTTAACCTCATTATAAAACCATTTTTTCTTGAATCAATTCCCGTAAAGCAGTCACTTGTTCTGAAAAACGATCCGCTTGAATTTCATCGGATAAAGAAGCAATCGTTTCACGCTTTAACACAGTTTTCCAAGCAACTTCGGCCTCATCCATTAAATTTGTTAATAAGCAACATTGATCTTCTTCTTCCAAATCAAGCATGTCATCGAGAATACCGCTCGGGGAATAAAGTGATTGATGCCCTTCTATCGCTAGATAAATATCATATATCCGAATATCTTCCGGTTTTTTATATAATCTAAAACCGCCCTTTACCCCAGGAACAGAAGATATCAAATTCGCACTTACTAACCTCCTCAATAATTTCTGAGAGTATGAAGGAGAAGTCCCTAGCTTTTGACTGATTGCTTCGCCTGGCAGCACGGCTTTATCGGGTAACATATTTAGTAGAAGGATGGCATAAACCGCTTGTTCCACACCTGTCTTCATTCTCAATTCATTCACCTCTTCTTTCAACGTGGATAATGATTGTCCATGTTATCAAAATATACCGCACTGAATTCGGAAAGTACATAAAAATGCCTATGCAAACAAATGATAGTTATATCATTTATTGCATAGGCATTTTAAAATTTATTTATAAAAACTCATGATTGCTTCATTCACAAACGCCGCCCCTAATTTCACTGTTCTTCCATCAGGGTCAAGCGTCGGGTTCACTTCCGCTATATCAAAAGAAAGCGTTTTTGAATTCGACGTTACTTTTCGAATGATTGACCGAACGACTTTCGGGTGCAGTCCAAATGGAGACGGCGCACTTACACCGGGTGCCGCGTCTGCTTCAAGAACATCCATGCAAAGCGTTAAAATAATTGCATCATGATTTGCGATAAAGGCATCCACTGCGGCATTCATCTTCTCATCAGTCAGTTCATCTTCATAAATATATTCACAACCAAGCTCATCAGCCTTTTGGAATAAACTCTCCGTATTTCCATAACGTTGAATCCCCAGAACGAGATAGCCCGCATTTGCATCATTCTCCATTACTTGACGAAACATCGTCCCCGAAGAAGGCTGCTCATCATACGGTCTCATATCAAAATGCGCATCGATATTAATGATTCCCAGTTTCTTATCCTTACCTAGGAAACCGCGAGCACCAAGATAATGGCCATAAAACGTTTCATGGCCCCCGCCTAGAATAATTGGCGTTCTACTTTCGTCCAATTTCTTCTTCACAACCGAACCTAGTTCTGCCTGCGCTTCTTCTAACTGTTCCCCATCGCAGACAACATTTCCCGCGTCAGCAAGCTGCTTCCCTTCTGGAAGTCGCCACGCCATATTCGAAAGGGCCGTCCGTAAGGCATCCGGTGCTTCCGCAGCGCCAACACGCCCATTATTACGCCTTACCCCTTCATCACACTCAAAACCGATCAGTACACAGTTAGCTTCTTCACCTATAACCTGGTGGTACCTGAACTGATTCCAATCAGTTTCATGATCCGTTCTTCCATTCCAATTAAATGATGGTATTTTCTTCATATTAATTCCTCCTTGAATTTCAATTTGTTAAATTTTCAATCGCATAAACTAGTTTGAGTATAGATCCAGTGAAGACTATAATATAATAAATTACATTGTCGAAAAAAAATAGCGATATCAATGAAAATGAGGAGGTAAATTATTGAAAAAAGCGTTGACCGGATTGATCATGGGATTATCTTTTACAATAATTTCTTTCCTTTCATCTCTAACATTGTTTTTAATTTGTTTTTATGTTCTAGAGGTCAGACTATATTCATGGAGTGGTATCCCTTATATGGATGTAGTTATTTATTATGGATATATGATTATCGTCTTGGGTTTCTTTTTTTCAATCATAGTTCCTTGGTATATTAATAAAGCATATCCGAATGATTTATTTAAAAGTGTATTATTCATTTCACTAATATCTAGCATTGTTTTTGTTGTTTCTTCTTGGTTTATTGTAGACACTTATAGTAATTCTTATTTTTCGATCAACAAAATTCTTCCACTTAGAACAGAGCGATATAATTTGCCGGCGTATAATATAGGATTATCTTATTTTGTTATAATTGGGGTTTATCTCATTTTTACTCCGGTATTAATTGTCTTGGTTAGAGATTCTTTATGGCAAAATAAAAGAAAGAATATCTAACATCGCTATACCCTCCCATCCCAATTAAACGATAGTGTTTTCTTCAACTTCCCGGTACGTCAAAGTCTTCCCCATATATCCGAACAATACGGTTAAAATCGGAGATAGCAGACAAAAGAATGCAAACGGTAAGTAAGTGAGTGTCGCGACACCCAACATCTTTGTAATAAATATACCACAAACGCTCCACGGCACTAAGGGATTCACAACCGTCCCCGCGTCCTCCATCACTCGACTTAGGTTCTTTGGAGCAAGTCCAACCTTTTCATATTGCGACCCAAATGCTTGTCCCGTTAATAAAATCGATAAATACTGCTCGCCAATCAATACGTTAATCCCGATCGCGGTTAACGCGGATGCAGCAATGACAGATGACACTTTACGCAACAGACTTTCAATTTTCGCAAGCAAGCATTGCACAATGCCTAGCGTAAATAACAAGCCCCCCATACTAAGCGCCAGCAATACTAAACCAACCGTAAACATCATGCTTTCCATACCGCCACGCGTCAGGAGTGCATCAATATCTGCAATTCCAGTTGTGGAAACAAAACCACCAAATAAAATGTTAAAAATCTCTGTTGCGCCGTAACTATGGTGGAAAAATGAAATCGCAATCGCACTCCCGGAACTGACCGCCAATGTCATTAGCGCTGGCATTTTCAACATTGTTAAGGCAAATAAAACGATTAACGGAATAATCGTATACCAATGGATCATCCCGGTTTCCAACAGGCCTTCTTGGAACAATTTAATTTTATCAACATCCGTCAAAGAAACACCGGGTGATAGAAGTCCAAAGAAAATCAGCGATAAAAAAAATGCCGGAATGGTCGTCCACCCCATATTTCTGATATGTTCAAACAAATCGACGCCGACAATTGATGATGCCAAGTTTGTAGTATCTGATAACGGAGACATTTTATCTCCGAAAAATGCTCCCGACACAATCGCACCTGCCGTGATTGCCAGGGATAAATCAAGCACAGTTGCCATGCCGATAAAAGCAACTCCCACAGTCGCGACCGTCGTCAATGAACTTCCGATTGAAATCCCGACAATCGCCGTAACAACAAAAACAATGGCAAAGAAAAACGTCGGCGTAATTAACGTGAACCCCGCATAAATCAGCGTCGGAATCGTTCCGCTCATTATCCAGCTACTTACTAAAATCCCGATAAAGAAGAATAGAAATACAGCCGCCATCCCTTCACCCGCACCTTCTACCAAACCGCGTTCAAGTTGCTTGTATGAAACCTTTTTAACAAGTCCATAAAAAATTAATAATAAAATAGAAAACAAAATCGGTAAATGCGGTACCGCACCAAATTTGATAATACTTACATTTAGCAGCGCAATAATTGCGACAACTAATACAACAGCCTCTAGAAATGTGGGCGAAATAACTGATTTTATTCGAAACATGATGAAAACCTCTCTCTGTTATCAATAATTTTAGATACAAAAAACCCCTTCAATCCCTTAAAAAGGGACGAAGGAGTTCTCCGCGTTACCACCCTAGTTGATTGGTCAGCATTCAGCTGACAATCCACTTCGTTAAATACATGAGAAAATCGGACGGCGTACTTCATCCATATTGCTGCCTGAACTTTCACCACCTAGCGTTTTGAAGACCACAAAACGCACTATTCAGTCTCTCGTTGCTGCTCACAATATGACTACTCAACCATCTCTCATATGAATCTATTTAAGTTTTTTTAAAAAAACACTTTGCGCAAAATGTAATGATTTGAATAATATCATGTTCATGACAAATGTCAACTTTTTTATAAATTTATTGATTTTGCTCGAGACATTGATAAACCGCCATCAAATCGCGTTTGTTCAACTCACGAATTCGACCAAATATTGGTATCTCAGCAACAGCCTCAGTATATAGTTTTTTATCAACAACATCACTTACTTTACCAGTTAGCCATGTATTAACTGCTATGTCTTCTATCACTTCCTGAAGTCCTTCATCATTGATGCCGCTTGCCTGACAACTCACACAAGGTATCGTCAATTTAGATACCCCATCATGGATATTTTCTTCTGTTATGACTTTCTTGCCTTTACAGAATGGACATGGCTGACTTTTTCTAACTTTATTAATCTGGGTGATAATTTTTTTGTAACCAAATGCTTCATAAACGTATGTTAGCCTTTTATATTTTCCATTTGTGAAATACTGATCGATAATGGTTTCTCTTGTCTCAGTAATATTGTCAAAATCGCAGATAGTCACTTGGTTATTCTTGCTGATGGATTCGATATTACTTTCAATGCGATTCCAGAATGGGTATGCATTTTGTAATACCACTTCATAACCGACAAAGCTAGCCATTTCCAATTCGAACATTTTCAGCGCGGCTTGTGTTTCCCTAGGTAGTAATGATACATCTTCCGTCAAAATCATATCGCCGCCAACAACGGATTTCAATTTTATCAGTGCCGGTAACTGCCCTATTATATCCATTACTTCATTAATCGGAAGCATGATTATCTTACGAATATCTATTTCGTCAAATTTGAGCTTTTTATGATGTTTTAGTACAGTGCCTTCGCAAATCGGACAAGTAATTCGCTCTCTAGAAGCTTTCATTTGTTCTTTAATCGCCGATTTCGAAATCGACATATACATCCCGATGATGTTATTAAAGCCTTGCCAAGTTCTACGCGTCTTGCCTTCTTTATCATAAAATGTTTTTTCCCAATATCCGTATAAAAAGGTATGCTTTTCATCTTCTGTCATTTTATTATAACTTTTACTTATATCATGACCGAGTTCATTCTTAATCTCATCAAACAAAAATTGCAATTTCGGATATTGATAATATTTTAGTACCTCCATCACATCTGGATGAAGTAAGCCATCCCAGAAAGGAACCGATTTGTCCTGAATCACAACATCAATATCAAATTTTTCAATCTCGCGTCGACCTGAGCAGTACGCGCAATGATTTTCTTGATTGTAAAAGTCGAAGCTT
This genomic window from Sporosarcina sp. Marseille-Q4063 contains:
- the hutG gene encoding formimidoylglutamase, with protein sequence MKKIPSFNWNGRTDHETDWNQFRYHQVIGEEANCVLIGFECDEGVRRNNGRVGAAEAPDALRTALSNMAWRLPEGKQLADAGNVVCDGEQLEEAQAELGSVVKKKLDESRTPIILGGGHETFYGHYLGARGFLGKDKKLGIINIDAHFDMRPYDEQPSSGTMFRQVMENDANAGYLVLGIQRYGNTESLFQKADELGCEYIYEDELTDEKMNAAVDAFIANHDAIILTLCMDVLEADAAPGVSAPSPFGLHPKVVRSIIRKVTSNSKTLSFDIAEVNPTLDPDGRTVKLGAAFVNEAIMSFYK
- a CDS encoding LLM class oxidoreductase, giving the protein MKKFQTHKGFARTFKENKLTLGLFFPLEAYSGSFPKMELQEQMALAKKAESLGFASLFVRDAPLYEPNFGDVGFLYDSFMFLTYVAAHTKKIALGTASVVTPLRNPLHLAKAAATLESLSGQRFLFGAATGDRPIEFPAFKVNPNEKEALFKESIEVMRQVWRESFPEIRTEHVELTAGDVVPKPELGDIPVFGTGYSGQTIDWLAQHTDGWLFYAQGVNEQRELIKNWHEAAGGFKPFTQPVAIDLSANPNEAPKPITGGFRAGYKFIIDYLYAYQDAGVNHVLFGLKSGSRPANEVIQELGEYVVPHFPSIMKKEVF
- a CDS encoding purine-nucleoside phosphorylase — its product is MINMNEIAEARDFVLGKINVFPKVGIILGSGLGSLADEIKNAVSIPYEDIPHFSKSDAIGHANELVIGELQGQIVAAMKGRYHYYEGYSLSEVTFPVRVLKALGIEKLVITNACGAVNTEFNAGELMLITDHINLVGSNPLIGKNNDELGPRFTDVSEVYSHKLRTMASKVAEEKGITLREGVYAWLSGPVYETPAEVRMIRILGGDAAGMSTVPEATVAIHAGLEVLGISCLTNMACGILDEPLSHEEVLEVAAKSRNTFVDLIKGILKEI
- a CDS encoding Rrf2 family transcriptional regulator, producing MRMKTGVEQAVYAILLLNMLPDKAVLPGEAISQKLGTSPSYSQKLLRRLVSANLISSVPGVKGGFRLYKKPEDIRIYDIYLAIEGHQSLYSPSGILDDMLDLEEEDQCCLLTNLMDEAEVAWKTVLKRETIASLSDEIQADRFSEQVTALRELIQEKMVL
- a CDS encoding type III polyketide synthase, giving the protein MPKILSVSTFKPPHEVQQHQAAELTRALFSERFSNIERLLRVFDNGDIETRNICMPLDWFEREHDFEERNALYIKHAVDYGVQAVESCLQGDMLKRPIDASEIDAIFFISSSGISTPSIEARIMNLLPFRDDTKRVPIWGLGCAGGASGISRAYEYCLAYPTANVLVLSVELCSLTFQKDDYSKSNLVGASLFSDGVACALIAGDYSNLKANANQPTPRVIATSSKFMPDSEDVMGWDVKNSGLHVIFSKSIPSIITKWLGPFVHEFLDVNELTKNDITHFVAHPGGKKVLESYEAALGFDSTKTDVSRDILRENGNMSSPTILYVLERFMENKPDAGDYGLMAALGPGFCGELLLLKWE
- a CDS encoding DUF3889 domain-containing protein yields the protein MMRKTFIALGIFTIVNAAPAHIQTLANAQQEVPAYAKWGKLAVQETQAKYPTANIIDYLHEGSESNGDSTIEKFKLWLKDDDHEFGVFVRIEFNTETEKVVAINFQETSR
- a CDS encoding LLM class flavin-dependent oxidoreductase; the encoded protein is MKLSVLDQAPITKGNTAPDALKKAEELAILADELGYTRMWMAEHHGTNTFASSAPEVTAAHLAAKTKNLRIGTGGVMMMHYSPLKLAEVFKTLSAFSPGRIDFGVGRAPGGDNHSIYALSEGRQPMTHNMYDKFELAMQLINDEVPEDNLYNKTIATPAQVVLPEAWLLGSTGNSAIQAGRMGVGYSFAEFFMGGMTTEILEAYRKNFEPTVFMEKPEIKVTYMVTTAETSEEAEYEALPQDIWRLLFTKGRIGQVLSPEEAANFQLTEMDRMTIQQNRSIHIVGSAKEVATKLREEQAHYGFDEAMICSIPHSQEKRLEVYRLLARELF
- a CDS encoding DUF896 domain-containing protein; the encoded protein is MIKELGRINELAKKQREEGLTNAEIVEQTVLREDYLRQIRGQVLDTFSGLTVIDPLGNDVTPDKVRDFKKEGS
- a CDS encoding isoprenylcysteine carboxyl methyltransferase family protein, whose protein sequence is MLFYIIIAIVIIQRIVELVIAKRNEKWMRSQGAFEAGAEHYPIMVAMHIAFFISLLIEVLVLDRPLSPLWIPLLSIFLIAQVARVWCLASLGKFWNTKIIILPGADVVKKGPYQFIRHPNYVIVATELLVLPLIFNAYFTAIVFSILNIWMLSVRIPTEEKALKEVTNYKEKFGLKSGRSDV
- a CDS encoding LLM class flavin-dependent oxidoreductase; its protein translation is MTIKLSILDQSPIAEGSTAMESLIYTAELAKKAEEWGYTRFWVSEHHDATTLAGSSPEILMAHLATVTSTIRIGSGGVMLPHYSAYKVAENFKLLEALFPGRIDAGIGRAPGGMPRATYALNDGEYRDIHKFPQQVDDLLMYLHDTMPEDHPYFGLKATPITESTPPVWMLGSSPSSAALAAEKGLPYMFAQFINGEGGIISAKLYRETFQASKALQKPKQAVAVFFACAETEEEAERIVSSLDLSLILSAQGIPSKGTPSPEKAMSYTYTNFEKPHVLENRKRMIIGTPKTARLQIEKLAEEFGADEVMLVMIAYDFQDKLKSYELIAKEMLK
- the nhaC gene encoding Na+/H+ antiporter NhaC; its protein translation is MFRIKSVISPTFLEAVVLVVAIIALLNVSIIKFGAVPHLPILFSILLLIFYGLVKKVSYKQLERGLVEGAGEGMAAVFLFFFIGILVSSWIMSGTIPTLIYAGFTLITPTFFFAIVFVVTAIVGISIGSSLTTVATVGVAFIGMATVLDLSLAITAGAIVSGAFFGDKMSPLSDTTNLASSIVGVDLFEHIRNMGWTTIPAFFLSLIFFGLLSPGVSLTDVDKIKLFQEGLLETGMIHWYTIIPLIVLFALTMLKMPALMTLAVSSGSAIAISFFHHSYGATEIFNILFGGFVSTTGIADIDALLTRGGMESMMFTVGLVLLALSMGGLLFTLGIVQCLLAKIESLLRKVSSVIAASALTAIGINVLIGEQYLSILLTGQAFGSQYEKVGLAPKNLSRVMEDAGTVVNPLVPWSVCGIFITKMLGVATLTYLPFAFFCLLSPILTVLFGYMGKTLTYREVEENTIV